AGCACACGAGCGCCGGATCCCGTCGACGAATGCGGTGTCACGCGTCACAGCCCGAGGGCCGCGCGCTGGGCGGCGAGCCACGGCTGCCACTCGCCCAGGTGGGTCGAGCGGTGGCGCTGGCTCGCGCGCGCGAGCTCGACGCGACGGCCGGCTGGCAGCGCGCGCCATGCGGGTGGAACGACGTAGTCGCCGCGGTTCACCAGCAGGGGGACGCCGAGGAACATCGCCCAGTCGTCGAGGAGGACCCACGCGCCGCGGGGCGCGTCGCCGCTGTTCGAGTAGACGTCGCTATCCAGATACAGGTAGTCGCCCTCGGCGTGCCAGCGCGTCGCCAGCTCGGTCGACAGGGCCGCGCGATCGGCGGTCGCGACGGCGGCGCTGTCGGGCGCGCGATCGGTCAACTGGCGCGCCAGCCAGACCACGTCGGGGTCGACCGTTGGCGCGCGCAACGCCAGCGCGACCAGCCACACGAGCCGGCCGCCGGCGGAGGCGAAGAACTGCTCGGCATCGACATGGGCCAGGAGCCCGTCGGCGAGCAGCCGGGCGAGGTCGTGGTCAGCGATCCGCTGGGCGAGGCCCGTGATCGCCGCATGCTCGATGACGCGATCGATCGTCGGGCTCGTGCGCTCGAGGTCGGCCGTGCGCAGGACGATGCCCGCGGCCGCGACCGCGATCATCCCGGCATCGGTCGACGCCGCCGGCGCCCAGGTCCGCAGGCATTGACGGACGATCACCTGGCGCGATGGATCGAGGCGAGCCAGCTGCCCGCGGCGATCGAGCGCCGCGCCGATGGCGCACAGCGTGTCGAGCCGCGCGTGCTCGAGACCGACGATCAGCGCTGGAGCGTCGGTCGCCAACCACTCGTCGACCAGCCGATCCGCCGCCGCTGCGGGCCGGGTCGGATCGATCGCGGCCAGCGCGACGGTGATGGGCGCGACGCCGGCGGGTGGCACCGATCGCGGTCGGCCGGCGCACGCGCACAGCGCGATCATGGCGCACGTCGCCGCCGGCCTCATCGCGTCTCCAGTGCGGCCCGCGCCGGCCGACGGACACGATCCAGCAACGGCCCGGGGATCTCGTCCGGCATCACCTTGTCGTCGATGCTCGCACCATCGCGCTCATCGCGGTCCTTGGGTCGAGCGTTGTAGGCCGCGGCGAGCTCCACGCGGATCTCGTGAGCGGTGGAGTCGGGAATCCCGAAGCCGCGAAACTGTGTATCCGCACCCTCGGTTCGACCGAGGCAGATCGTGTTGATGCCCTGCATGTAACCGCCGGGGTGTTTCGCCCGATACCCGGGATGGTTCTTGAAGTACACCCAGTCACCGGGGAGCAGATCGTACACCGAGTCGACCTTGACCTGTTCGAGCACGCCGGCGCGCACGAGACCTGGGACGCCGCCACCCTCACGCTTGTTGGTCGACAGCGTCAGGCCCGCCGGGTAGTGCCGGTCGAACTGCTCGTCACCGAGGGCGTCGAGCTGGCCCTTGTAGACCGCGCCGGCGGTCATCGTGAAGCACTCGAGCCGCCACTCGCCCTCGCTGCCGTCGAAGATGCTGTGGATGGCGGCGGACGGCTGGACGCCCTTCTTCACGCGCCAGCTGAACGACCCGTGGCCGGCCCGCTCCCAGTGGCTCGGGCTGAGGCGCGGGTGAGCGTCCTCGTCGGGGTATTGACACGACGCCGGCTGATCGAGGCTCGCCACGGACCGCTCGCGCATGACGAGCATGCGCTCGAGCTCAACGACGGAGCGGAACGTGAAGACCTGATCTTGAGCACCCATGCGGCGCAGGGTCAGCTGCATCCGCGGGTTGGGACGACGGAGCCGCTTCTGCGCCCGCAGCGGATCCTCGGACAGATCGGGGTACTTGCGGTGCAGCCGCTGCAGGAACTGTTCGATCTCGGCGTCGTCCCACGCGTGGCCGGCGACGGCGACCTTGCGCCGCAACGGTCCGGCGGACTGTCGGGTGTGCGCGAGCTCGTGGGCGATCAGCCGGTCGCCGGCGGGGGTACCGGGCGCGAAGGCGCGCGGGGCGAACGACAAGACGCTGCCGCGGGCGTGCGCGAGCGCGCCGAGCGCGTGGTTGCGCTCGTCATCGCAACGGACCTGCACGTGGGCGAGGCCGACGCCCATCGCCCGCTCGAACCGCGCGCGGTGG
The genomic region above belongs to Myxococcales bacterium and contains:
- a CDS encoding DUF4157 domain-containing protein gives rise to the protein MTFELAALALALAQEDEPRLGATRPNVAPGKRTLTQRFAGASAPVAQPAGTSVAPSASPTIDHAAPFALHLTPETDAVELGDEADEVEADREADAIVSRLRPAARAGGSFDDHRARFERAMGVGLAHVQVRCDDERNHALGALAHARGSVLSFAPRAFAPGTPAGDRLIAHELAHTRQSAGPLRRKVAVAGHAWDDAEIEQFLQRLHRKYPDLSEDPLRAQKRLRRPNPRMQLTLRRMGAQDQVFTFRSVVELERMLVMRERSVASLDQPASCQYPDEDAHPRLSPSHWERAGHGSFSWRVKKGVQPSAAIHSIFDGSEGEWRLECFTMTAGAVYKGQLDALGDEQFDRHYPAGLTLSTNKREGGGVPGLVRAGVLEQVKVDSVYDLLPGDWVYFKNHPGYRAKHPGGYMQGINTICLGRTEGADTQFRGFGIPDSTAHEIRVELAAAYNARPKDRDERDGASIDDKVMPDEIPGPLLDRVRRPARAALETR